In Arthrobacter sp. PAMC25284, a single genomic region encodes these proteins:
- a CDS encoding WhiB family transcriptional regulator: protein MGLVERIHDNAVVAGQATAKYRSRGVPSDWYVDPADQDAADRYNEHAKDSLQDAATAFLAAHHELLSGPDNGSDLLDPPMELQTHSAQPVWIGLPARQDFDDEGELGWQTDALCAQTDPEAFFPEKGGSTRDAKKVCGACNVRSQCLEYALTNDERFGIWGGLSERERRRLRKRAV, encoded by the coding sequence ATGGGGCTAGTAGAGCGTATCCATGACAATGCTGTCGTTGCGGGACAAGCCACAGCCAAGTACCGTTCACGCGGAGTGCCGAGCGACTGGTATGTCGATCCGGCTGACCAGGACGCGGCTGACCGCTACAACGAACACGCCAAGGACTCCCTGCAGGACGCCGCCACGGCCTTCCTCGCGGCACACCATGAGCTCTTGTCCGGGCCGGACAACGGCAGCGATCTGCTTGACCCTCCGATGGAACTGCAGACCCATTCGGCGCAACCGGTCTGGATCGGACTGCCGGCCCGCCAGGACTTCGATGACGAAGGCGAACTGGGGTGGCAGACCGATGCGCTGTGCGCCCAGACCGATCCCGAGGCCTTCTTTCCGGAAAAAGGCGGCTCCACCCGCGACGCCAAAAAAGTGTGCGGCGCGTGCAACGTACGCTCACAGTGCCTTGAATACGCCCTGACCAACGACGAACGGTTCGGAATCTGGGGCGGCCTCTCCGAGCGCGAACGGCGCCGGCTTAGGAAGCGAGCAGTCTAA